In the genome of Rubrivirga marina, the window CACGCGCGAGAACGCCGACCACCTCGACGCCATCCTCCCCCCCGGGGTCAGAGCGGACGTGCTCCTGATGAATCCACCCTTCTCCCAGACGGCCGGGCGGCTCGGCCACCGCCGCGTCCCGACGGTCGGGACGGACCACGTGCTCCAGGCACTCCGGAGGCTCGACGAGGGCGGGCGGCTCGTGGCCGTCTTGAGCGCGGGCGTGCGGCGGGGGAAGCCGACGCACCGGGCGTTCTTCGGGGCCGTCGACCGAAACCCCTTCCGTCTCCGGGCCGACGTCGAGGTCGGCGAGGCCGTGTACCGGCCGTACGGGACCTCCGTGCGCACGCGGGTCCTCGTCGTAGACCGAGTCTCAGGCGGCGAGTCGAGCGGCCGGGGAGACCGGATCGAGGTCGCCGTGGAGACCTTGGCGGACGCGGCGGCGGCCTTGACTCCAGCCCGTCGCGCTGTCACCCTCCGAGTCGACTAGCCCGTGCCTGCCTTGCCCATCACGCGCCTCCCCCGGGTCCCAGCCCTCGCCCTCGCTCTCATCGGGCTCGCCGCGTGCGGGGAGTCGGGTCGTTCTCCAACCGCCAGCGGGCCGGACGCCGACCCGCCCGAGGCGGCTACGACCGGCGACGGGCTGCCCGCCGCGCTCCTCGGCACCTACGACGCCGACGCCGACGCCTGCGCGCAGGGGATGACCTCCGGCCGACTGACCGTCCGGACGGACACGCTCGACTTCTTCTACGGCTTCGCGGTCGTCGATGAGGTCTCGGCGCACGACGGGGGCTACCAGGTCGAGACGACGCTGTACCAGACGGAGGGGGCCGTCGAGGTCGTCCCGGAGCCGACCTCGTACCGGATCGAGCGGACGGCCGACGGGCTCCGCATCGAGTCGGCCTACGCGGGCGCGTCGGCGCTCGTCCGCTGTGCCGACGCGCAGACGGGTGTCGCCAGCGGGACGGCCGCGTCTCGTGCCGACGTCCAAGCGCGTACACCCAGACCGAGAACTGCGAGACGCTCCGCGAGGCGGAGGTCGAGGCCGGGACGACGGAGCAGCGGTGCCCCGGCTACGGCGGCGTCGCGCTCTTCGTCTCCGAAGGCGACCTCCGCACCGACGTCGACGCGGGCGTCCCGAACGGCTCGTGGGACACGCCCGCTGGGTTCAAGTCGGTCGGAAGACGGTCGAGTGGCGTCTCCGCGACGGGCGGCCATTCCCCGCCATCGTCCGGTACGAGGTCGAGGGGACGGGCGGGACGGCGGCCGAGCGCCGGTCGGACCTCGCCGTCGTCACGGTGGGGCGCGAGGGGGCACCGGGCTGCCTCGTGGGCTACGTGCCCGCCGACGCCCAGCCGGACCAGAACGCGGCGGCCCGTCGGCTCGCCGACCGCGACGCCGAGGGGTTACGATTGCGACGCCGACAGGGGCTGGCGACGCGTCCTGGAACCTCGTGCCGTGCGCGAGGGCGTACCCGGGCCGCTAGGGGTGGTCTACGGCGTTCCACTCCCGCCCCGCGTCCCGCACCAGCCCGAGCAGGCACCGCCGCCTGGCCCCCTCCGCCTCGGCCGCTTGGCGGAACGCCTCGTCCTCCACGGTCGGCACGCCCGCCGCCGCCAGCGGCGCGAGCGACGGGGCCTCGGGCGCGCCGTCCGCCTCGTCCACGAACGACGCGCTCAGCGTGTCGAGGTAGTCGCCCAGCACGCGCCGGAGCGGCTCGACCTCGGCGGGCGCCATCCGGGCCGCGGGCGTCACGCCCTCCGCCAGCAGCAGGAGCGCCTCGTCGAGCACGGCCAGCATCACCGGCGCCGACGTCCGCCGCTCGCGGCTCCCGAAAAAGTGGAGGGCCGGGTACGCCTCGTGTCGCCGCCCGTGCGCCTCCACCATCGGCGTGAGGTTCGCGAGGTGCTGGCCCAGCCCGTCGAAGCCGGACCCCGTCCACGCCCGCGCGACGACCTCGTGCGGCGTCGCGCCCAGCCCGTCCACGACGCCCGCGAGCTGGCGCGCGCCCGTGACGGCCCCGACCACCTGGAGCACGTAGGTCACGACGAGCGTGACGACGGCGAAGCCGTTGAGCGCGACGGCGCTCGCGATGACGCCCCAGCCGCCGGAACCGGGCGCCCAGAGCGCCCCGAGCCCGAGCGTCCAGAGGTACGTCCCGACGGCGTAGGCGCGCGAGAGCGCGTCGGCGGGCGCGTTCGTCTTCGGGTCCACGACAGAGGCGGGGTCGGCCGAGAACACGAGCCACCACCCGAGCCACAGCGCGCCCGTCCACCACAGGAACGCGGCGACGAGCGTGGCCGGACCCGTCCACCCCGGCGCGCGTCCGCCTCCGAGCGCCTTCGCCAGCGCGTAGACGCCGCGCCCGACCCGGCCCGCGACCGGCCCGGCCCCGCGCGGGGCCACCGTCGTCCAGAGCGCGTCGACGAGCGCGAACGCGACGAGCGCCCCGCCTCCGACGGCGACCAGAGCCCCGGTCACGAGAGGTGCCCGACGAGCATCCCGTAGCGCATGGCGCCGTCGGCGTAGGCCCGCTGCATGGCCGGGAACGCCCCGACGAACCGCCGGGCACGCCCGTCGCTCACCGCGAGAATCGCGCGGACCTCGGGACGCCGAGCGATCGCGGCGCAGAGGTCCCACGTCCGGGCCACGCGCGGCGTGAGGTCCCACGTCCGGAGGTCTCCGAATCCGGCCGCCCGCATCCACCCCTCGTACTCTGCCGCCGTCGCGAGCGAGGGGCACAGCATCCCCTCGCACACCGACGCCACGAGCGCCTCGCCCTCGGCGTCGAGGCCGCCCCCGCTAGCGGCTCCCTCGGCGGTCCCGTCGGCGACCCCGCCGTCGCCCCGGAGCCAGGCGCAGAGCGCGAGGGCCCCACCGGGGCGGAGCCGCCGCGCGGCGGCCTCGACGAAGGTGGCCTTGTCCTCGAGGTGCTCGGTGCACTCGACCGTCCATACGACGTCGTAGTCGGTGCCCAGCGCGTCGAGGTCACGGGCGTCGTGGACCTGGAACCGGACCCGGTCGCCGACCCCCTCCGCCTGGGCTCCCGACGTCGCCATGTCCACCTGGACGGGGCTCAGCGTGATCCCGTCGACGCGGCACTCCAGGTGGGCGGCGAGCCACCGGGCCGACCCGCCCACGCCGCACCCCACGTCGAGCACGCGGGCGCCCTCCGGCAC includes:
- a CDS encoding class I SAM-dependent methyltransferase is translated as MPPPDPADAVRDHYDRISVFYRTFWGDHIHHGYWEEGEDVPARTAQERLVALLAERAGVPEGARVLDVGCGVGGSARWLAAHLECRVDGITLSPVQVDMATSGAQAEGVGDRVRFQVHDARDLDALGTDYDVVWTVECTEHLEDKATFVEAAARRLRPGGALALCAWLRGDGGVADGTAEGAASGGGLDAEGEALVASVCEGMLCPSLATAAEYEGWMRAAGFGDLRTWDLTPRVARTWDLCAAIARRPEVRAILAVSDGRARRFVGAFPAMQRAYADGAMRYGMLVGHLS